In a single window of the Nicotiana tomentosiformis chromosome 10, ASM39032v3, whole genome shotgun sequence genome:
- the LOC138900346 gene encoding uncharacterized protein, with product MAKALSRKVVSMGNLAYIPIIERPLVSDVQALAYQFLRLDVSELSRVLSCTVSRYSLYECTREHRYDNPHMLVLKDTMRHGGAKQVTVRDDGVLRMYGRIFVPNVDGLRELSFEEAHRSKVQASEAWWLASKVKSF from the exons ATGGCCAaagccttgagtagaaaggttgtgagtatgggtaaccttgcatatattccaattaTTGAGAGGCCGCTTGTATCagatgttcaagctttggccTATCAGTTcctgaggttagatgtttcagagcttAGTCGTGTTCTATCTTGCACAGTCTCTCGGTATTCCTTGTATGAGTGCACCAGGGAGCATCGATACGATAATCCCCacatgcttgtccttaaggacacgatgcgacacggtggtgccaagcaagttactgttagagatgatggagttttgaggatgtatGGTCGTATttttgtgcccaatgtggatgggcttcgcgAGTTAAgttttgaggaggcccaca gaagtaaagtacaagcatcagaggcaTGGTGGTTGGCTTCAAAAGTTAAATctttctga